One Theropithecus gelada isolate Dixy chromosome 17, Tgel_1.0, whole genome shotgun sequence genomic region harbors:
- the LOC112610809 gene encoding heterogeneous nuclear ribonucleoprotein A1-like gives MSKSESPKEPEQLRKLFIGGLSFETTDESLRSHFEQWGTLTDCVVMRDPNTKRSRGFGFVTYATVEEVDAAMNARPHKVDGRVVEPKRAVSREDSQRPGAHLTVIKIFVGGIKEDTEEHHLRDYFEQYGKIEVIEIMTDRGSGKKRGFAFVTFDDHDSVDKIVIQKYHTVNGHNCEVRKALSKQEMASVSSSQGGRSGSGNFGGGRGGGFGGNDNFGRGGNFSGRGGFGGSRGGGGYGGSGDGYNGFGNDGSNFGGGGSYNDFGSYNNQSSNFGPMKGGNFGGRSSGPYGGGGQYFAKPRNQGGYGGSSSSSSYGSGRRF, from the coding sequence ATGTCTAAGTCAGAGTCTCCTAAAGAGCCCGAACAGCTGAGGAAGCTCTTCATTGGAGGGTTGAGCTTTGAAACAACCGATGAGAGCCTGAGGAGCCATTTTGAGCAATGGGGAACGCTCACTGACTGTGTGGTAATGAGAGATCCAAACACCAAGCGTTCCAGGGGCtttgggtttgtcacatatgccACTGTGGAGGAGGTGGATGCAGCTATGAATGCAAGGCCACACAAGGTGGACGGAAGAGTTGTGGAACCAAAGAGAGCTGTCTCAAGAGAAGATTCTCAAAGACCAGGTGCCCACTTAACTGTGATAAAGATATTTGTTGGTGGCATTAAAGAAGACACCGAAGAACATCACCTAAGAGATTATTTTGAACAGTATGGGAAAATTGAAGTGATTGAAATCATGACTGACCGAGGCAGTGGCAAGAAAAGGGGCTTTGCCTTTGTAACCTTTGACGACCATGACTCCGTGGATAAGATTGTCATTCAGAAATACCATACTGTGAATGGCCACAACTGTGAAGTTAGGAAAGCCCTGTCAAAGCAAGAGATGGCTAGTGTTTCATCCAGCCAAGGAGGTCGAAGTGGTTCTGGAAACTTTGGTGGTGGTCGTGGAGGTGGTTTCGGTGGGAATGACAACTTCGGTCGTGGAGGAAACTTCAGTGGTCGTGGTGGCTTTGGTGGCAGCCGTGGTGGTGGTGGAtatggtggcagtggggatggctataatggatttggtaatgatggaagcaattttggaggtGGTGGAAGCTACAATGATTTTGGCAGTTACAACAATCAGTCTTCAAATTTTGGACCCATGAAGGGAGGAAATTTTGGAGGCAGAAGCTCTGGCCCCTATGGCGGTGGAGGCCAATACTTTGCAAAACCACGAAACCAAGGTGGCTATGGCGgttccagcagcagcagtagctatggcagtggcagaagattttaa